The sequence ACCTTGATCCCGCAGAAGTGGTCCCCCTCGGGGCAGGTCGGTCTGATCTTCATCGCAAAACGCGTCGCACAGGGCGGCAGCAGCTCTTCGGCCCCGGGGACAGCCATGGCGCGCAGCTGTTTCACCTGGGCGTAGACGATATCGAAGATCTCTTCCTGCGCGTTATAGCAGAGGCGCATCTGCGCCTTATGGTGGAAGGAGGTGAATTCGTCGCGTTCGACGAGTTCGATCTCGTGCGCATTGGAGAGCGCATAGGCCGCCTCGCCGAATCCGATCAGGTCGCGCTGGGCTTCGAAAAAGTCGTAACTCCGCGCGATCGCCCGTTCGTAAATGGCCAGTGCATCGGGGTTCTTGGCGATGATCGGCGGGGTGTAGTGCTTTCGGGCATAGATGGATGCCAGGGCAGGGCGCACGGCCGGGGAGCGGCGGTGGCGCTGGTTCTGTGCGTCGGCCGAGAGCGAGAGGCGGGTATAGGTGGAGAAGCCGCCCAGCACGCCGCTGTCGGGGAGCATCTGCGAAAAGCGCAGGACGTCCGCGTAGTTTTCGTTGACGTCAAAAGCCGCATCGCCGACGACGTCGTAGACCTTGACGGCTTCGTCGGTCACGCCGATCTTCGCCTTGTGCGCCGCCATGTCGAACGCCGGGAAGACGGGTGTGGCGGCGCGGGCATGCTCCACCAGCGGCGCCAGCGACGCATCCATCTCGACGAGTTTTGCCGCGACGATGTCGGCGAACTCCTCCGCTTCGCTCCGGCACTCTGGCATCGCTTTGGCCACGGCGATGTAGCGCAGAAGGGTGATGATGTTGACCGTGTGGTAAAGGTAGGCGCTCATCCCACCGGGCAGGACGTAACGGGCCATCTCCTGCGCTTTTTTCCGGCTGTCTTTTCTGCGGAACTTCGGCACGACCGCCTCGACGTCGGGGAGCAGCACCTCGATAAGCTGTTCGTAATCGTCAAAACAGCTCTGG is a genomic window of Sulfurimonas sp. HSL1-2 containing:
- a CDS encoding FAD-dependent thymidylate synthase; protein product: MQVEFLEVDTPSNVAVSAARTCYFPNGIVTPEASASWSRKDDLLQGIFKGGHHTTLMHTHVTMLISGMSRHLIWRLLHAHPYYNSEQVSQRYAKMKIENFVYPTAGERSDWETYYQSCFDDYEQLIEVLLPDVEAVVPKFRRKDSRKKAQEMARYVLPGGMSAYLYHTVNIITLLRYIAVAKAMPECRSEAEEFADIVAAKLVEMDASLAPLVEHARAATPVFPAFDMAAHKAKIGVTDEAVKVYDVVGDAAFDVNENYADVLRFSQMLPDSGVLGGFSTYTRLSLSADAQNQRHRRSPAVRPALASIYARKHYTPPIIAKNPDALAIYERAIARSYDFFEAQRDLIGFGEAAYALSNAHEIELVERDEFTSFHHKAQMRLCYNAQEEIFDIVYAQVKQLRAMAVPGAEELLPPCATRFAMKIRPTCPEGDHFCGIKVWKLEFEDYKREI